One stretch of Shewanella sp. Arc9-LZ DNA includes these proteins:
- a CDS encoding DUF1415 domain-containing protein, with product MEQHECLTHTENWVKDVIMKYNICPFARREVERASIRYVAIEETKTKSVLKALIEECQYLDNHPETETTLFILPRGFEGFYPYLDLVDYATDELIEQGYEGVYQLATFHPDYCFEGEPQDSAANFTNRSPYPCLHIIREASMEMALANYTDPESIPERNIAFAERKGSDFFVQLLQHCTK from the coding sequence ATGGAACAACATGAATGTCTTACTCATACTGAAAATTGGGTAAAAGATGTCATTATGAAATACAACATTTGTCCGTTTGCCCGTCGAGAAGTCGAACGCGCTAGCATTCGTTATGTTGCCATTGAAGAAACTAAAACAAAGTCTGTGTTAAAGGCGCTAATTGAAGAGTGCCAATACTTAGATAATCATCCTGAAACTGAAACCACGCTGTTTATTTTGCCGCGAGGTTTTGAAGGTTTTTACCCTTATTTAGATTTAGTCGATTACGCTACCGATGAGTTAATTGAGCAAGGCTATGAAGGTGTTTATCAATTAGCGACCTTTCATCCGGACTATTGTTTTGAAGGTGAACCACAAGACAGTGCGGCTAATTTTACCAATCGCTCCCCCTACCCTTGTTTGCATATTATCCGTGAAGCCAGCATGGAAATGGCATTAGCCAACTATACTGATCCTGAATCCATTCCTGAGCGAAATATAGCTTTTGCGGAACGTAAAGGCAGCGATTTCTTTGTCCAATTACTGCAGCATTGCACCAAATGA
- a CDS encoding methyl-accepting chemotaxis protein: MNWQWISNLNISRKLALLVIPPLLTSILFGGMYLNNEYKTQHQLALVIDLTQVAIINSSLVHELQKERGMSAGFLGSKGQAFKDNLVTQRAQTDIQIQRFNLVAQQDDFPQQLQSTYNEVASAFNQLSQMRNNVTALNISVAEQVSYYTRINTLLLSMVDNAASQSVDSQIGITLKAFAAFLQLKERAGIERAVLSTTFGRSEFPPGLYRKFVTLVAEQQTYAERFIAAASPENIRIFKQAQQDSAMANVSQLREIAFAQDSAAMAQQSPEDWFKIATVRIELLTQLEKQFSQDLSQLSQDKLSQATEHMYLTGAVLLLALIFAIVMSMVVSRYLHRSLSQLHKQILHAGTQFDLTTRLSHQSDDEFGQISIAFNQMMAEFEHVITHVRRNALSLVHAVEQMNGFTRSMQADVEQGSSEAEQVASAMTEMSATVHEIAANAVQVSEASANANIEVQSGNNDVSKTSDAIQLLAKEIANAAQSIERLDKDVQDIVTILAVISSIADQTNLLALNAAIEAARAGEQGRGFAVVADEVRTLAQRSQRSTEDIKAMTERLKAGAATAVSAMQRGQVQAQQSVTESQHAGNELKLIAQHVSVIDSMNQQIAASTHEQSAVAEEVNRNAMKITDIYHHTQEISQQIALLNDNLLSDASDMSQQVSKFILSKS; encoded by the coding sequence ATGAATTGGCAATGGATTAGCAACCTCAATATTTCGCGTAAACTGGCCTTACTTGTCATTCCCCCTTTATTAACCAGTATTTTATTCGGTGGTATGTACCTTAATAATGAGTACAAAACTCAGCATCAGTTAGCACTGGTTATTGATTTAACCCAGGTTGCCATTATCAATAGCTCCTTAGTACATGAACTGCAAAAAGAGCGAGGTATGAGTGCCGGTTTCCTCGGCTCTAAAGGACAAGCATTTAAAGACAATTTAGTGACTCAACGTGCTCAAACAGACATACAAATTCAACGTTTTAATCTTGTTGCTCAGCAAGACGATTTTCCGCAACAATTACAATCCACATATAATGAAGTTGCTTCAGCATTTAATCAGCTAAGCCAAATGCGTAATAATGTCACGGCCCTTAACATCAGTGTCGCAGAGCAAGTTAGTTATTATACCCGCATCAACACCCTATTATTATCAATGGTCGATAATGCAGCTAGTCAGAGTGTAGATAGCCAAATAGGTATAACACTCAAAGCGTTCGCAGCATTTTTACAATTAAAAGAACGCGCAGGAATAGAGCGAGCAGTACTCAGCACAACTTTTGGTCGCAGTGAATTCCCCCCTGGGTTATATCGAAAGTTTGTCACTCTGGTGGCGGAACAACAAACTTATGCCGAACGGTTTATTGCCGCAGCTAGCCCAGAAAACATTCGCATTTTTAAACAAGCCCAACAAGACAGTGCTATGGCAAATGTTAGTCAACTTCGTGAAATTGCTTTTGCACAAGACAGCGCTGCAATGGCGCAGCAAAGCCCTGAAGATTGGTTTAAAATCGCAACGGTACGTATTGAGCTGTTAACTCAGCTTGAAAAACAATTCAGCCAAGATTTGTCGCAATTAAGCCAAGACAAATTGTCACAAGCAACTGAGCATATGTATCTCACAGGCGCGGTGTTATTGCTGGCGCTGATTTTTGCTATTGTGATGAGCATGGTTGTTTCTCGCTATTTGCATCGTAGTTTAAGTCAGCTACACAAGCAGATATTGCATGCTGGTACTCAGTTTGATTTAACCACTCGCTTAAGCCATCAATCTGATGATGAGTTTGGCCAAATCTCGATAGCATTTAATCAAATGATGGCAGAATTTGAACACGTTATTACCCACGTACGTCGAAATGCATTGAGTTTGGTTCATGCCGTTGAACAAATGAATGGCTTTACTCGTTCAATGCAAGCCGATGTTGAACAAGGTTCGTCAGAAGCCGAACAAGTTGCATCTGCTATGACAGAAATGAGCGCAACCGTCCATGAAATTGCTGCCAATGCGGTACAGGTTTCAGAAGCTTCAGCCAATGCCAATATCGAAGTGCAGAGTGGCAACAATGATGTCAGTAAAACTAGCGATGCGATTCAATTGTTGGCTAAAGAGATAGCTAATGCCGCACAAAGTATTGAACGTTTAGATAAAGATGTACAAGATATTGTGACCATTTTAGCGGTCATCAGCTCTATTGCTGACCAAACTAATTTACTCGCATTAAATGCGGCAATTGAAGCTGCTAGAGCGGGCGAACAAGGAAGAGGTTTTGCCGTTGTTGCCGATGAGGTTCGTACTTTAGCTCAGCGATCACAACGTTCAACAGAAGACATTAAAGCGATGACCGAGCGCCTTAAAGCGGGTGCAGCCACTGCCGTAAGTGCTATGCAGCGAGGCCAAGTACAAGCACAACAAAGCGTTACCGAGTCACAACATGCAGGCAATGAGCTTAAATTGATTGCTCAACACGTTAGCGTGATTGACAGCATGAACCAACAAATTGCCGCTTCAACACATGAACAATCGGCCGTAGCAGAAGAAGTAAATCGTAATGCGATGAAAATCACCGATATCTATCACCATACACAGGAGATATCACAACAGATTGCTTTGCTCAATGACAATCTATTAAGTGATGCCAGTGACATGTCACAACAAGTCAGCAAATTTATCCTTTCTAAAAGCTAA
- a CDS encoding alpha/beta fold hydrolase, which yields MTEQFNINQFNCSINGKGQTLIWAHGSTGSIQSEDAIGLYAWHRFPKKLQLIRYDAVGHGLSSAGKCVEDYVWPELANDMISIATHFNATPSLILGGQSMGSATCLFAALKHPHKVKGLILMNPPTAWHARAVQVGEYHKMAKAARIFGGKGLAKINAKHWDKLLPSWLINGHEHSVLGMLDGLKLMTRQTLDHLFRAAALNDLPSKQQLAELTMPTLILAWHGDKTHPIETAIQLHATIPNSTLHIAASIDEVNEWPELISEFCLSL from the coding sequence ATGACAGAGCAATTTAATATCAATCAATTTAATTGTTCCATTAATGGTAAAGGACAAACTTTGATTTGGGCTCATGGGTCAACCGGCAGTATCCAAAGTGAAGATGCGATTGGTTTATATGCCTGGCATCGGTTTCCTAAAAAATTACAGCTTATTCGCTATGATGCCGTTGGCCATGGCTTATCTTCTGCCGGTAAGTGCGTAGAAGACTATGTATGGCCAGAACTGGCCAATGACATGATAAGTATCGCGACGCACTTTAACGCAACGCCATCGCTTATTTTAGGTGGCCAATCAATGGGCAGTGCTACGTGTTTGTTCGCAGCATTAAAACATCCGCATAAGGTAAAAGGGTTAATCTTGATGAACCCGCCCACAGCATGGCATGCTCGTGCAGTACAAGTAGGCGAATATCATAAAATGGCCAAAGCAGCGCGCATTTTTGGTGGTAAAGGTTTAGCTAAAATAAACGCTAAACATTGGGATAAATTACTTCCAAGTTGGCTGATTAATGGTCATGAACATAGTGTATTAGGCATGCTCGACGGATTAAAACTAATGACACGTCAAACGCTAGATCATTTGTTTCGCGCTGCCGCCCTTAACGATCTGCCCAGTAAGCAGCAACTTGCCGAACTGACCATGCCAACCCTGATTTTAGCGTGGCACGGCGACAAGACCCATCCCATAGAAACTGCCATTCAATTACATGCCACAATACCTAATTCGACCTTACACATTGCAGCCTCGATAGATGAGGTTAATGAATGGCCTGAATTGATCAGTGAGTTTTGCCTCAGTTTATAA
- a CDS encoding ABC-F family ATPase has protein sequence MITTANITMQFGAKPLFENLSVKFGGGNRYGLIGANGCGKSTFMKILAGDLEPSSGNVSIDVNERMGKLNQDQFAYENFSVVDTVIMGHRELWKVKQERDRIYSLPEMSEEDGIKVSELEMEFAEMDGYTAESRAGDLLLGVGISIEQHFGLMSEIAPGFKLRVLLAQALFSNPDLLLLDEPTNNLDIDTIRWLQDMLNQRNSTMIIISHDRYFLNSVCTHMADLDYGELRVFPGNYDEYMMAAQQSRERLMSDNAKKKAQIAELQTFVARFSANASKAKQATSRAKQIDKIKLDDIKASSRVNPFIRFEQEKKLFRNALVVENLAKGYDTPLFSKLNLMVEVGERIAILGQNGVGKTTLLRTLVHDIPQDDGTINWSENANIGYYAQDHEADFANEMTLFEWMSQWRKENDDDQSVRGILGRMLFGADDIKKSVKVLSGGEKGRMYFGKLIMQKPNILLLDEPTNHMDMESIESLNNALEKYEGTLMFVSHDRAFVSSLATRILEVTPNGINDFKGTYDEFLVSKGIDA, from the coding sequence TTGATTACAACAGCTAACATCACGATGCAGTTTGGCGCTAAGCCACTGTTTGAAAATCTCTCAGTAAAATTTGGTGGCGGTAATCGCTACGGTTTAATTGGCGCGAATGGTTGTGGTAAATCCACCTTTATGAAAATCCTTGCCGGTGATTTAGAGCCATCAAGCGGTAACGTCTCTATAGATGTTAACGAACGCATGGGTAAATTAAACCAGGACCAGTTTGCCTACGAAAACTTTTCAGTAGTCGATACTGTGATCATGGGCCACAGAGAACTGTGGAAAGTAAAGCAAGAACGTGACCGTATTTATTCTTTACCTGAAATGAGCGAAGAAGACGGCATCAAAGTGTCTGAGCTTGAGATGGAATTTGCTGAAATGGACGGTTACACTGCTGAATCCCGCGCAGGTGACTTACTACTAGGTGTAGGTATTTCCATTGAGCAACACTTTGGTTTAATGAGTGAAATTGCTCCAGGTTTTAAATTGCGTGTGTTATTGGCGCAAGCACTATTCTCAAATCCAGATTTACTGCTACTTGATGAACCTACCAACAACTTGGACATCGATACTATTCGTTGGTTACAAGACATGTTGAATCAACGTAACAGCACCATGATTATTATTTCGCATGACCGTTATTTCTTAAACTCAGTGTGTACTCACATGGCTGACTTAGATTACGGTGAGCTACGAGTGTTCCCTGGCAACTACGACGAATACATGATGGCTGCACAGCAATCACGTGAACGTTTAATGAGTGACAACGCCAAGAAGAAAGCGCAAATTGCTGAATTACAAACCTTCGTCGCCCGTTTCTCTGCTAACGCATCTAAAGCGAAACAAGCTACATCACGCGCTAAGCAAATTGATAAAATTAAGCTAGATGACATCAAAGCATCAAGCCGCGTCAATCCGTTTATTCGTTTTGAACAAGAAAAGAAATTGTTCCGTAATGCATTAGTGGTTGAAAACTTAGCCAAAGGTTACGACACACCATTGTTCAGCAAACTTAACCTAATGGTTGAAGTGGGTGAACGTATTGCTATCTTGGGTCAAAACGGTGTGGGTAAAACCACCTTGTTACGTACTTTAGTACATGATATCCCGCAAGACGATGGCACCATTAATTGGTCTGAAAATGCCAATATTGGTTACTACGCCCAGGACCATGAAGCAGATTTTGCTAATGAAATGACCTTGTTCGAGTGGATGAGCCAATGGCGCAAAGAAAATGACGATGATCAATCTGTACGCGGTATTTTAGGCCGTATGCTGTTTGGTGCAGATGACATTAAAAAGTCAGTTAAAGTATTATCTGGTGGTGAGAAAGGCCGTATGTATTTCGGTAAACTTATCATGCAAAAGCCGAACATTTTATTACTCGATGAGCCAACCAACCACATGGACATGGAATCTATTGAGTCATTAAACAACGCGCTTGAAAAATACGAAGGGACGTTAATGTTCGTGTCTCATGACCGTGCATTTGTATCGTCACTAGCCACTCGTATTCTTGAAGTGACTCCTAACGGAATTAATGACTTTAAAGGCACTTACGACGAATTCTTAGTGAGTAAAGGTATTGACGCGTAA
- a CDS encoding M14 family metallocarboxypeptidase: MSNSTPYPIGTPGQKWTDADKAQWLAQVAIKRSYQDEVVSKLAQITGPFEQVQYGALSYDADKYPLFAFKSQQWDSNKKTILVTGGVHGYETSGVHGAIQFLATKAQDYTQYFNVAIAPCVSPWGYETVNRWNPKAIDPNRSFYADSPAEESAALIAFVASLGEVYAHIDLHETTDTDELEFRPLLSARDGVEYDKGIIPDGFYLVGDSDNPTPAFQKAVIDSVAKVTHIAPDDNGQLIEVPIEQFGVINYPVKKLSLCAGITDNHFNTTTEVYPDSPNVTAQECNDAQVAAITGGLDYLIGYLKL; encoded by the coding sequence ATGAGCAATTCAACACCGTATCCAATTGGTACTCCAGGTCAAAAATGGACCGATGCAGATAAAGCACAATGGTTAGCACAAGTTGCCATAAAACGCTCATATCAAGATGAAGTGGTGAGTAAACTGGCTCAGATTACTGGTCCGTTTGAACAAGTACAATACGGCGCATTATCTTATGACGCTGATAAGTATCCACTGTTTGCATTTAAATCTCAGCAGTGGGATAGCAATAAAAAAACCATTTTGGTGACCGGTGGCGTACACGGTTATGAAACCAGCGGTGTTCATGGCGCGATTCAGTTTTTAGCCACTAAAGCACAGGATTATACTCAGTATTTTAATGTGGCCATCGCGCCGTGTGTTAGCCCGTGGGGTTATGAAACCGTTAACCGCTGGAACCCGAAAGCCATCGATCCTAATCGATCTTTTTATGCCGATAGCCCAGCAGAAGAGTCTGCTGCATTGATAGCTTTTGTCGCGAGTTTAGGTGAGGTGTATGCCCACATTGATTTGCATGAAACCACCGACACCGATGAGTTAGAGTTTAGACCTTTGTTGTCTGCTCGAGATGGCGTTGAATACGATAAAGGCATTATTCCTGACGGTTTCTACCTAGTCGGCGACAGTGATAACCCAACTCCAGCGTTCCAAAAAGCAGTGATTGATTCAGTGGCTAAAGTGACTCATATCGCGCCTGACGATAATGGACAATTAATTGAAGTACCGATTGAGCAATTTGGGGTGATTAACTATCCGGTCAAAAAACTCAGTTTATGTGCTGGTATTACTGACAATCACTTCAATACCACCACAGAGGTTTATCCAGACAGTCCAAACGTGACAGCGCAAGAATGTAACGATGCTCAAGTCGCCGCTATCACTGGTGGATTGGATTATCTTATTGGTTATTTGAAGCTCTAA
- a CDS encoding DMT family transporter, which produces MSSLSAFLSRFSIALYTLIALVAFAANSVLCRMALSTQQTPALIDPSSFTAIRLVAGALVLWLLMLLRGTKTTVSNSASRGSMFAGGLLFIYAVTFSYAYVLLDTATGALILFAAVQISMMLISYVQGQRLTLLEWIGALLAFSGFAYLVLPGVSAPSMTGLVLMAISGCAWGGYTLLGKKSVNPLFDTGYNFIRSLPLVAVMILVVWLLPQLTSALQLVSIPQATVLSAKGVLLAVLSGAIASGIGYALWYQALRGLTSTHAAVLQLTVPVIAAVGGILFLDEVISFHLGVSAGIIFVGIALVIFAKTHPVNKPALSISR; this is translated from the coding sequence ATGTCTAGCTTATCCGCATTTTTATCAAGGTTTTCTATCGCTTTGTATACCTTAATTGCCTTGGTCGCCTTTGCTGCAAATTCAGTGTTGTGTCGTATGGCATTATCGACCCAACAAACTCCTGCACTTATAGATCCCAGTAGTTTTACTGCTATTCGTTTAGTTGCTGGTGCGTTGGTATTGTGGTTATTAATGCTGTTGCGAGGTACTAAAACCACAGTGAGTAACTCTGCTAGTCGTGGCAGCATGTTTGCGGGTGGATTACTGTTTATCTACGCGGTGACTTTTTCATACGCCTATGTGCTACTCGATACCGCCACTGGTGCGTTGATTTTGTTTGCCGCGGTGCAAATTAGCATGATGTTAATCAGCTATGTTCAAGGCCAACGCTTAACCCTACTTGAATGGATTGGCGCATTATTGGCTTTTAGTGGTTTTGCTTATTTAGTGCTGCCCGGCGTGAGTGCGCCTTCGATGACCGGCTTAGTACTAATGGCGATCAGCGGCTGTGCTTGGGGTGGATATACTTTGCTTGGCAAAAAGTCAGTTAACCCATTATTTGATACAGGTTATAACTTTATTCGCAGTTTACCTCTGGTCGCGGTGATGATATTGGTGGTGTGGCTCTTACCTCAATTAACCTCAGCGTTGCAATTAGTCTCAATACCACAAGCAACGGTATTGTCTGCCAAAGGAGTGTTGTTAGCCGTCTTATCAGGTGCAATTGCTTCGGGTATTGGTTATGCGTTGTGGTATCAAGCATTGCGTGGACTCACATCAACCCATGCCGCGGTTTTACAACTAACCGTGCCTGTTATTGCCGCTGTGGGTGGCATTCTCTTTTTAGATGAAGTAATCAGTTTTCATCTAGGTGTATCGGCTGGCATTATTTTTGTTGGGATTGCATTGGTTATCTTTGCCAAAACCCATCCTGTTAATAAGCCGGCCCTCTCAATAAGCAGATAA
- a CDS encoding SDR family oxidoreductase, with the protein MELKDKVVVITGGAGGLGLAMAHDLAAQGAKLALIDVDQAKLEQACADLGSVTEVQGYALDITDEEDVVSGFKFIVEDFGKVNVLINNAGILRDGLMIKAKDGVVTDRMSYQQFQSVINVNLTGTFLCGREAAAAMIETKQAGVIINISSVAKAGNMGQSNYSASKAGVAAMSVGWAKELARHNIRSAAVAPGVIATEMTAAMKPEALERLEKMVPVGRLGQPEEVAATVRFIIENDYVNGRVFEIDGGIRL; encoded by the coding sequence ATGGAATTAAAAGATAAGGTTGTCGTCATTACTGGCGGAGCTGGTGGGTTAGGTCTCGCTATGGCGCATGATTTAGCTGCCCAAGGTGCTAAATTGGCGCTTATCGATGTTGATCAGGCTAAACTTGAACAAGCTTGTGCTGATTTAGGTTCTGTAACTGAAGTTCAAGGTTACGCCCTAGACATTACTGATGAAGAAGATGTGGTCTCTGGCTTTAAATTTATCGTTGAAGACTTTGGCAAAGTGAATGTGTTAATTAACAATGCCGGTATTTTACGTGATGGGCTAATGATTAAAGCCAAAGATGGCGTTGTCACCGATCGCATGTCGTATCAGCAGTTTCAGTCTGTCATCAATGTTAACTTAACCGGCACTTTTTTATGTGGCCGTGAAGCCGCAGCAGCGATGATTGAAACCAAGCAAGCAGGGGTAATTATTAATATCTCTAGCGTTGCTAAAGCCGGTAACATGGGACAATCTAACTACTCAGCGTCTAAAGCAGGCGTTGCTGCAATGTCGGTTGGGTGGGCAAAAGAGTTAGCCCGTCATAATATTCGCAGTGCCGCTGTGGCTCCTGGTGTTATTGCTACCGAAATGACCGCAGCGATGAAACCTGAAGCATTAGAGCGTTTAGAAAAAATGGTCCCAGTAGGGCGCTTAGGTCAGCCTGAAGAAGTGGCTGCAACCGTACGTTTTATTATTGAAAACGATTACGTTAACGGCCGTGTATTTGAAATTGACGGCGGTATTCGCTTATAA
- the mmsB gene encoding 3-hydroxyisobutyrate dehydrogenase — protein MATVAFIGLGNMGGPMAANLVNAGMTVTVFDLNPVAVEALTAQGALSAKTACGAAAAADFVITMLPAGKHVRSLYLGDDNNKGLLDVVSKQALLIDCSTIDADSARLVGAKAAEKGIEFMDAPVSGGTAGAAAGTLTFICGGSEAAYQQAQTVLTVMGGNIFHAGAVGAGQIAKICNNMLLSVLMVGTSESLQLGLDNGLDPKVLSDIMKVSSGGNWTLEKYNPCPDVMENVPSSKDYQGGFMVDLMVKDLGLSQEAAVASNSSTPMGSLARSLYVNHARQGHGRRDFSSIFEQFSKKK, from the coding sequence ATGGCAACAGTAGCATTTATTGGTTTAGGTAACATGGGTGGCCCAATGGCTGCCAATTTAGTTAACGCGGGTATGACAGTCACTGTGTTTGACTTAAACCCTGTCGCAGTAGAAGCGTTAACGGCGCAAGGCGCACTCAGTGCTAAAACCGCGTGCGGCGCAGCGGCAGCCGCTGATTTTGTCATTACCATGCTGCCAGCAGGCAAGCATGTTCGCAGCTTGTACCTAGGCGATGACAATAATAAAGGTTTGTTAGATGTAGTGTCTAAACAGGCATTACTGATAGATTGCTCAACCATAGATGCCGACAGTGCCCGTTTAGTGGGAGCAAAAGCCGCTGAGAAGGGCATCGAATTTATGGATGCGCCAGTATCAGGCGGCACAGCAGGCGCGGCAGCCGGTACCTTAACCTTTATTTGTGGTGGTAGTGAAGCAGCCTATCAACAAGCGCAAACGGTATTAACGGTTATGGGCGGCAATATTTTTCACGCTGGTGCAGTAGGTGCAGGTCAAATTGCTAAAATTTGTAATAACATGCTGTTGTCTGTGTTAATGGTGGGTACTAGCGAGTCATTACAACTTGGTTTGGATAATGGTTTAGATCCTAAAGTGTTGTCTGATATCATGAAAGTCAGCAGCGGCGGTAACTGGACGTTAGAAAAGTACAATCCATGCCCAGATGTGATGGAAAATGTGCCGTCGTCAAAAGATTACCAAGGTGGCTTTATGGTTGACTTGATGGTTAAAGATTTAGGGTTGTCGCAAGAAGCGGCGGTCGCCTCTAATTCAAGCACACCAATGGGTTCTCTGGCTCGCAGTTTATATGTTAATCATGCTCGCCAAGGCCATGGTCGTCGCGATTTTTCGAGTATTTTTGAACAATTTTCAAAGAAAAAATAA
- a CDS encoding enoyl-CoA hydratase/isomerase family protein yields the protein MTQDVIFQTLGTLSGQSIGVVTLNIEKALNALTLDMVAAMQAQLTKWQQDDSIACVVLDGAGEKAFCAGGDVRAIYHASIANPNNMTTEACEFFTQEYQLDYLLHQFGKPVLVWGDGIVMGGGLGLMAGGSHRVVTERSRIAMPEVTIGLYPDVGGSYFLNRMPGKTGLFLGLTAYNMNCADALYVGLGNHLLNSDEKEPLFDAMAELAWSQDSEINHQLLSGLLTNMSQPHLAALSVSPLQQFQAQIDLLMTGDILDVHHQLSTLNTELDWLKRAQKTALAGSPISWHLIFAQAELGTELSLADCFKWELGVSVNCCSMGDFCEGVRALLIDKDRQPKWLFADVDSVDANKVTQLVTSPWAEDRHPLADFT from the coding sequence ATGACTCAAGATGTAATATTTCAAACCTTAGGCACGTTATCAGGTCAATCTATTGGCGTGGTAACTCTGAATATTGAAAAAGCACTTAATGCATTAACCCTCGACATGGTTGCAGCAATGCAAGCACAACTCACTAAATGGCAACAAGACGACAGTATTGCGTGTGTTGTGCTTGATGGCGCCGGCGAAAAAGCCTTTTGCGCTGGTGGAGATGTACGTGCCATTTACCATGCATCCATCGCCAATCCGAACAACATGACCACAGAGGCGTGTGAGTTCTTTACCCAAGAATACCAACTTGATTATTTACTGCATCAATTCGGCAAACCCGTTTTAGTGTGGGGTGACGGCATTGTTATGGGCGGTGGACTCGGGCTAATGGCGGGAGGGAGCCATCGTGTTGTTACCGAGCGTAGCCGTATTGCAATGCCTGAAGTGACCATTGGTTTATACCCAGACGTTGGCGGCAGTTACTTTTTAAACCGTATGCCGGGAAAAACAGGGTTGTTTTTAGGCTTAACCGCTTACAACATGAACTGTGCAGATGCGCTGTATGTCGGCTTAGGAAATCATCTTCTTAATAGCGATGAAAAAGAGCCGTTATTCGATGCCATGGCTGAACTGGCTTGGAGTCAAGATAGTGAGATAAATCATCAACTGCTAAGCGGATTGTTGACCAATATGAGTCAGCCACACTTAGCGGCATTATCCGTTAGCCCACTGCAACAATTCCAAGCACAAATTGATTTGTTGATGACGGGTGACATCCTTGATGTGCATCATCAATTATCGACATTAAACACTGAGCTTGATTGGCTAAAACGAGCCCAAAAAACCGCCTTAGCTGGCAGTCCTATTAGCTGGCACTTGATTTTTGCTCAGGCAGAACTTGGCACAGAACTTAGCTTAGCTGATTGCTTTAAGTGGGAGTTGGGTGTGAGTGTCAATTGTTGCTCTATGGGTGATTTTTGCGAAGGTGTTCGCGCCTTACTGATTGATAAAGATCGCCAACCTAAATGGTTATTTGCAGATGTAGACTCAGTGGATGCGAATAAAGTGACCCAATTGGTTACCTCGCCTTGGGCTGAAGATAGACACCCATTAGCAGACTTTACTTAA
- a CDS encoding enoyl-CoA hydratase, whose product MTTHPAILKHIVGHTAILTLNNPPANTWTADSLQALKHIVLELNQNKDVYALVITGQGDKFFSAGADLNLFADGDKDNAASMATHFGEAFEALSAFRGVSIAAINGYAMGGGLEVALACDLRIAEAQAQLALPEASVGLLPCAGGTQNLTALVGEGWAKRMILCGERIDAAKAEKIGLVEEVVEQGHVLDAAVALAAKVAKQSPSSVSVCKTLIQAGRTMPRTQALPLERELFVGLFNTEDQAEGVKAFLQKRAPNWKNC is encoded by the coding sequence ATGACTACACACCCTGCAATTCTAAAACATATAGTCGGCCACACGGCCATTTTGACTCTGAATAATCCGCCAGCTAATACTTGGACCGCTGACAGTTTGCAAGCGCTGAAACATATCGTGCTCGAACTGAATCAAAACAAAGATGTTTATGCGCTTGTGATCACCGGTCAAGGTGACAAGTTTTTCTCAGCAGGTGCTGATTTGAATTTGTTTGCCGACGGCGATAAAGACAATGCAGCTTCCATGGCAACACATTTCGGCGAAGCGTTTGAAGCCTTAAGTGCGTTTAGAGGTGTATCTATTGCAGCCATTAATGGTTATGCCATGGGCGGAGGGTTAGAAGTGGCATTAGCTTGTGATTTACGAATTGCAGAAGCGCAAGCCCAATTGGCATTGCCTGAGGCCTCAGTGGGTTTACTGCCTTGTGCTGGTGGCACCCAAAACTTAACCGCATTAGTGGGTGAAGGTTGGGCAAAACGGATGATTTTATGTGGCGAGCGTATTGATGCTGCGAAGGCTGAAAAAATTGGCTTAGTGGAAGAAGTCGTTGAACAAGGCCATGTCTTAGATGCCGCAGTGGCGTTAGCAGCGAAAGTGGCTAAGCAATCACCTAGCAGTGTCAGCGTATGTAAAACCCTTATTCAAGCTGGACGAACTATGCCGCGAACTCAAGCATTACCGCTTGAGCGTGAACTGTTTGTTGGCTTATTTAATACCGAAGATCAGGCTGAAGGTGTGAAGGCCTTTTTACAAAAACGCGCCCCAAACTGGAAGAATTGCTAA